The following proteins are encoded in a genomic region of Chryseobacterium cucumeris:
- a CDS encoding TMEM175 family protein: MEKETLRIEGFSDGVFAIAVTLLVLDLHFPEENSIQNGNDLLVFLKNQWPAFLAFILSFFSIFIMWVNHHKIFKQIYSRNSAIMFANGLILFLVSAVSYPTALLARYFDGEASSVVVALYTGIFVLINLAYNLLWFLATRNKKLLRPGITDAAIKKIHNNYLYGLPIYVMALILSFWIPALSLLIILGLWIFWALSSGKIEMVD, from the coding sequence ATGGAAAAAGAAACACTCAGAATAGAAGGATTCAGTGATGGTGTTTTTGCAATAGCCGTTACGCTTTTGGTGCTGGATCTTCACTTCCCTGAAGAGAACTCAATACAAAACGGGAATGATCTTCTGGTCTTTCTGAAGAATCAATGGCCGGCATTTCTGGCATTTATCCTTTCATTTTTCAGCATTTTCATCATGTGGGTGAACCATCATAAGATCTTCAAACAGATCTACAGCCGGAATTCGGCGATTATGTTTGCGAATGGGCTTATCCTTTTTCTGGTTTCAGCAGTTTCTTATCCTACCGCTTTGCTGGCAAGGTATTTTGACGGTGAAGCCTCTTCTGTTGTCGTGGCACTTTATACCGGTATTTTTGTCCTGATCAATCTTGCTTACAATTTATTATGGTTTCTGGCAACCCGTAACAAAAAGCTTTTGCGCCCGGGTATTACTGATGCGGCTATAAAAAAGATCCACAACAACTACTTGTATGGACTTCCTATTTATGTTATGGCATTAATCCTGTCGTTCTGGATCCCGGCCTTGTCGCTGCTGATCATTTTAGGACTTTGGATTTTCTGGGCATTGTCTTCTGGGAAAATAGAAATGGTTGATTAA
- a CDS encoding sigma-54 interaction domain-containing protein, with amino-acid sequence MSKPSDPNAEMMKRLQEMQKEQLMISRLTKELSTILDKKQLQLVINTSFKTELGFNDCMMIRDVKGNIEILSSRNENQNHTTDQQLDRYVKNCLDSAEPLLFDLKELSPLPSCFTEAKNSGMRMAVGLGLPAVSESKNVLFLFYRSFISRDTIPERILNGISTQLSITLHNIDVQEQLKTFQGNIRDFPKETEEEKESRHGFHGIVGQSEAMQLIFERISQAAPSQSNVIIFGETGTGKELIAQAVHELSEFSGKKMIRINCAAIPANLIESELFGHEKGSFTGATEQRKGKFEQAHNSTIFLDEIGELPLELQARLLRVLQEKEIERIGGNKRIKVNVRIITATNRNLEKEVAEGRFRSDLFYRLNVFPIHLPALRERKEDIPLLADYFLKKLYPKTGKKINGFSQNVVKMMITNPWLGNIRELENMVERSMLTAKGDMIREMDFPKVINSQNTDQDFQVKTLQEFEKEYILKIIKKCNGRIFGETGAAKLLGLPPTTLISKMQKLGIEKEHYYNK; translated from the coding sequence ATGAGTAAGCCTTCTGATCCCAATGCAGAAATGATGAAACGCCTGCAGGAAATGCAGAAAGAACAGCTTATGATTTCCCGTTTAACCAAAGAGTTGTCTACCATTTTAGATAAGAAACAGCTTCAGCTTGTTATCAATACATCTTTCAAAACTGAACTGGGATTCAATGATTGTATGATGATCAGGGATGTAAAAGGAAATATTGAAATACTCAGCAGCCGGAATGAAAATCAGAACCATACCACAGATCAACAGCTTGACAGGTATGTAAAAAACTGTCTTGATTCTGCGGAGCCTCTTCTTTTTGATCTGAAAGAATTGTCACCGCTTCCTTCCTGTTTTACCGAAGCTAAAAATTCGGGAATGCGGATGGCTGTCGGATTGGGACTGCCGGCTGTCAGTGAAAGTAAAAATGTACTTTTCCTTTTCTACAGAAGCTTTATTTCAAGAGATACAATTCCGGAAAGAATTTTAAACGGTATTTCTACCCAGCTTTCCATTACCCTTCATAACATTGATGTTCAGGAGCAGTTGAAAACATTTCAGGGAAATATCCGGGACTTTCCAAAAGAAACTGAAGAAGAAAAGGAAAGCAGACACGGCTTTCATGGAATTGTGGGGCAAAGTGAAGCCATGCAGCTCATTTTCGAAAGGATCTCACAGGCAGCTCCATCACAATCCAATGTGATTATCTTTGGAGAAACGGGCACGGGAAAAGAGCTTATAGCACAGGCAGTTCATGAACTTTCAGAATTTTCGGGAAAGAAGATGATCAGAATAAATTGTGCGGCCATTCCTGCCAACTTAATAGAATCTGAACTGTTCGGACACGAAAAAGGAAGCTTCACAGGAGCAACAGAGCAAAGAAAAGGAAAGTTTGAACAGGCTCACAACAGCACCATTTTCCTGGATGAAATTGGTGAACTTCCCCTGGAATTACAAGCCAGGCTTCTGAGGGTTCTTCAGGAAAAAGAAATTGAAAGAATCGGCGGAAACAAAAGGATTAAGGTGAATGTACGGATCATTACGGCCACCAACAGGAATCTTGAAAAAGAAGTAGCGGAAGGCCGGTTCAGAAGTGATCTTTTTTACAGGCTGAATGTATTTCCTATCCATCTTCCTGCCTTGCGGGAAAGAAAAGAGGATATTCCTTTACTGGCAGACTATTTCCTAAAGAAATTATACCCGAAAACTGGCAAAAAGATTAATGGTTTTTCTCAGAACGTAGTAAAAATGATGATTACCAATCCATGGCTGGGTAATATCCGCGAGCTGGAAAACATGGTTGAAAGAAGCATGCTGACAGCAAAAGGAGATATGATCAGGGAAATGGATTTTCCGAAAGTTATTAACTCTCAAAACACGGATCAGGATTTTCAGGTTAAAACACTGCAGGAATTTGAAAAGGAATATATTTTAAAAATAATCAAAAAATGTAACGGCCGTATTTTCGGGGAAACAGGCGCTGCGAAACTGCTGGGATTACCACCAACCACGCTTATTTCCAAAATGCAGAAACTTGGAATAGAGAAGGAACATTATTATAATAAATAA
- a CDS encoding alpha/beta fold hydrolase, translated as MSTLTLKDGTEIFYKDQGQGPVLMFHHGWPLSSDDWDAQVIFFLQKGYRVVTHDRRGHGRSSQNIYNHTIEQYASDAAELVEFLDLKDVVHIGHSTGGGEVIRYVNKYSNGRAKKAVLISAIPPVMVKSENNPDGVPMEVFDNIREQTMNNRNQFYYDLTFPFYGYNREGANIKDGVQRNWWRQGLMGGIVAHYDGIKAFSETDLTEDLKAVDIPVLVMHGEDDQIVPIANAALKSIKLLKNGKLITYPGFPHGMPTTEHETINKDLLEFIRS; from the coding sequence ATGAGCACATTAACATTAAAAGACGGAACAGAAATTTTTTACAAAGATCAGGGACAAGGCCCGGTATTAATGTTTCACCACGGATGGCCTTTATCATCTGACGATTGGGATGCACAGGTAATCTTCTTCCTGCAGAAAGGCTACAGAGTGGTTACTCACGACAGAAGAGGCCACGGACGCTCCAGCCAGAATATCTACAATCACACTATTGAGCAATACGCTTCTGATGCCGCAGAACTGGTTGAATTCTTAGATCTGAAAGATGTTGTACACATCGGGCATTCAACAGGTGGCGGTGAAGTGATCCGTTATGTGAATAAATACTCGAATGGAAGAGCTAAGAAAGCAGTTCTGATCAGCGCCATTCCACCGGTAATGGTGAAAAGTGAGAATAATCCTGACGGTGTTCCTATGGAAGTTTTCGACAATATCAGGGAACAGACGATGAACAACAGAAATCAGTTTTATTATGATCTGACTTTCCCTTTCTACGGCTACAACAGAGAAGGTGCCAATATAAAAGACGGTGTTCAGAGAAATTGGTGGAGACAGGGATTAATGGGCGGAATTGTTGCTCATTATGATGGGATTAAAGCTTTTTCAGAAACAGATTTAACGGAAGATTTAAAAGCTGTTGACATTCCTGTTCTGGTGATGCATGGTGAAGATGACCAGATCGTTCCTATTGCCAATGCGGCATTAAAATCAATTAAATTATTAAAGAACGGAAAGCTGATCACGTATCCGGGATTCCCTCATGGTATGCCGACTACAGAGCATGAGACGATCAACAAAGACCTTTTGGAATTTATCAGATCTTAA
- a CDS encoding cupin domain-containing protein yields the protein MNPSSLSFRYELEKKEPRTSDGGTTRGASVKEFPASVGIAGVSMRLQPGSMRELHWHANAAEWAYVISGTVRTTIIHPDGRSYTDNFEPGDVWYFPKGYGHSIQATGTEECHFILIFDNGNFSEDHTFSVTDFVSSMPPEIVAQNLGLSLEEVAELPQKEVYFAAGVVPDELSVNAAARPEESDIELTSLHRYPLHSQQPRIIPGGGLQRLVTSKEFPISTTMAGSVLELQPGALREMHWHPNADEWQYFISGQAEMSVFLAEGVSVTEQFNAGDVGYVPMGAGHYIKNTGDTVCKVLIGFNSGTYESIDISEWLAGNPKDVIITNFGLKEGEIEKFPEKKVFIKPGK from the coding sequence ATGAATCCATCATCATTAAGTTTCAGATACGAATTAGAAAAAAAAGAACCGCGTACCAGTGACGGTGGTACAACAAGAGGTGCTTCCGTAAAAGAATTCCCTGCTTCTGTAGGTATTGCCGGAGTTTCCATGAGGTTACAGCCCGGAAGTATGAGAGAACTTCACTGGCATGCCAATGCCGCAGAATGGGCGTATGTGATTTCAGGAACGGTACGTACAACGATTATTCATCCGGACGGACGAAGTTATACTGATAATTTTGAACCCGGTGACGTATGGTATTTCCCGAAAGGCTACGGACATTCCATCCAGGCTACCGGAACAGAGGAATGTCATTTCATTCTGATTTTTGACAATGGTAATTTTTCCGAAGACCATACCTTCAGCGTTACAGATTTTGTGTCAAGTATGCCTCCTGAAATCGTTGCACAGAATTTAGGACTAAGCCTTGAAGAAGTAGCAGAACTTCCACAGAAAGAGGTTTACTTCGCAGCGGGAGTCGTTCCGGATGAACTCTCTGTGAATGCTGCAGCCCGTCCAGAGGAATCAGACATTGAACTGACAAGCCTGCACCGATATCCTCTACATTCCCAGCAGCCAAGAATCATTCCCGGCGGCGGTCTCCAAAGATTGGTTACTAGTAAGGAATTTCCGATCAGCACCACAATGGCCGGTTCTGTGCTGGAGCTGCAGCCCGGTGCTTTAAGAGAAATGCACTGGCATCCGAATGCGGATGAGTGGCAGTATTTTATATCCGGACAGGCAGAAATGTCGGTATTCCTGGCAGAAGGAGTTTCTGTTACAGAACAGTTCAATGCCGGTGATGTAGGTTATGTACCTATGGGAGCCGGGCACTATATCAAAAATACCGGAGATACCGTCTGTAAAGTATTGATCGGATTTAATAGCGGCACCTATGAATCCATTGATATCAGCGAATGGCTGGCAGGAAACCCTAAAGATGTGATCATTACGAATTTCGGACTGAAGGAAGGAGAAATAGAAAAATTTCCGGAAAAGAAAGTATTCATAAAACCTGGAAAATAG
- a CDS encoding hybrid sensor histidine kinase/response regulator, whose protein sequence is MKNISSVMDNKRFSYFIILTFIAGSLLLIAVQLNSAGNTKALIQNNNTLLSELRSSNHLREIDRDILGVESRIRASIATNDTTHLEGIDQKISQIENFLDSLSKDNVNAEEEKLIHRLSVLAMEKKTTKDKLLHRYLSVGNMDDNTSIANPRARKISNEITSITAKIYESRKLNMVELSQKSEEMGQKARFYDISILILLILGGSVVGYHILRQFKRQRLLISELDIAEKKALVAAQTKENFLANMSHEIRTPLSGILGFTNLLQKRPLDETSAEFVSSIQRSGENLMAIINDILDLSKIEAGMMRITPGIFSINGLVNSVETFFTERAKEKGLTISSTIDPSIPDTLVGDATRLTQILVNLIGNAIKFTHQGNISVEIYSKQQTEKEAVLRFKISDTGIGIDKEKLTEIFERFNQGEDSTTRNYGGTGLGLSIVKSLIVLQNGNIEVSSEQGKGTTFHFYIPYGIAEEQLTVIPAVDPHYFKDKSNTPLKVLVVDDNVINQSLMKHLLSQWNIDFHIASNGLEGVSYLKSNACDLVLMDIQMPQMDGYAATQKIREELRLDIPIIAMTAHALAGERERCLSRGMSEYIPKPVNEEELFMLISKLGFKENNKNEKKTENPSSDYQYIDLTYMQTVSGGDKSFEQMVTQQFIENIPNHLQKLTTAYENRDFPGMKLWAHDLKSSIAIMGLHPLLKEKLDILETASAENPDLQKILTEVQNVLLKAVSEAEAFSKTI, encoded by the coding sequence ATGAAAAATATATCTTCAGTAATGGATAACAAGCGATTCAGCTATTTTATTATCCTGACATTTATTGCAGGCTCACTCCTGCTGATAGCTGTTCAGCTCAATTCTGCAGGAAATACCAAGGCACTGATTCAGAATAACAATACCTTGCTGAGCGAATTACGTTCCAGCAATCACTTAAGGGAGATTGACCGTGATATTCTGGGGGTGGAAAGCAGAATCAGAGCTTCTATTGCAACAAATGACACCACGCATCTCGAAGGCATTGATCAAAAAATCAGTCAGATTGAAAATTTCCTGGATTCTCTGTCCAAAGACAATGTAAATGCTGAAGAAGAAAAGCTGATCCACCGGCTAAGCGTTCTTGCCATGGAAAAGAAAACAACCAAAGATAAACTCCTGCACCGTTATCTTTCTGTTGGAAACATGGACGATAATACCTCCATTGCCAATCCGCGTGCAAGAAAAATTTCTAATGAAATCACCAGCATCACGGCTAAAATATATGAAAGCAGAAAACTGAATATGGTTGAGCTCAGCCAGAAAAGTGAGGAAATGGGGCAAAAAGCAAGATTCTACGACATCTCAATACTGATCTTACTGATTTTGGGCGGGTCTGTTGTTGGATATCACATTCTCAGACAGTTTAAACGCCAGAGATTACTTATAAGCGAACTTGATATTGCCGAGAAAAAAGCGTTGGTAGCAGCACAGACCAAAGAAAATTTCCTTGCCAATATGAGCCATGAAATCAGAACTCCTTTAAGCGGAATTCTCGGGTTTACCAATCTGCTGCAAAAACGTCCACTGGACGAAACCTCAGCAGAATTTGTTTCTTCAATACAGCGTTCCGGAGAAAACCTGATGGCCATCATTAATGACATTCTTGATTTATCCAAAATAGAAGCAGGAATGATGCGCATTACCCCGGGAATTTTCAGCATCAACGGTCTGGTTAATTCCGTGGAAACATTTTTTACAGAACGGGCCAAAGAGAAAGGACTTACCATTTCCAGTACGATTGATCCTTCCATTCCTGACACATTGGTGGGAGATGCCACAAGACTGACCCAGATTCTAGTGAACCTCATCGGAAATGCCATAAAATTTACCCATCAGGGAAATATTTCTGTTGAAATCTACAGTAAACAGCAAACAGAGAAGGAAGCCGTTCTGAGATTTAAAATTTCAGATACGGGAATTGGAATTGACAAAGAAAAGCTCACTGAAATCTTCGAAAGATTCAACCAGGGAGAAGATTCGACCACAAGAAATTACGGCGGAACAGGATTAGGCTTATCCATCGTGAAAAGCCTGATTGTACTGCAAAACGGAAACATCGAAGTAAGCAGTGAACAGGGCAAAGGAACTACATTTCATTTCTATATTCCTTACGGAATTGCTGAGGAACAGCTTACTGTCATTCCAGCTGTTGATCCCCACTATTTTAAAGATAAATCCAATACGCCCCTGAAAGTACTGGTGGTTGATGATAATGTGATCAATCAAAGCCTGATGAAACATCTGCTCTCCCAGTGGAATATTGATTTTCATATTGCATCGAATGGTCTTGAAGGAGTAAGTTATCTCAAAAGCAATGCATGTGATCTGGTTTTAATGGATATACAGATGCCGCAGATGGATGGATATGCTGCCACCCAAAAAATACGGGAAGAACTCAGACTGGATATTCCGATCATCGCAATGACCGCCCATGCGCTGGCAGGGGAAAGAGAAAGATGCCTGAGCCGTGGGATGAGCGAATATATTCCTAAGCCTGTCAATGAAGAAGAGTTGTTTATGCTGATTTCGAAACTCGGGTTTAAAGAAAATAATAAAAACGAAAAGAAAACCGAAAACCCATCATCTGACTATCAGTATATTGATCTCACTTATATGCAGACGGTAAGCGGCGGCGATAAAAGCTTCGAACAAATGGTCACTCAACAGTTTATTGAGAATATCCCCAATCATCTACAGAAATTGACAACAGCTTATGAAAACCGGGATTTTCCAGGGATGAAACTGTGGGCTCATGATCTGAAATCCAGCATTGCCATCATGGGATTACATCCTCTGTTAAAGGAAAAACTTGATATTCTTGAAACAGCATCAGCAGAAAACCCTGATCTGCAAAAAATACTGACAGAAGTACAGAACGTTTTGTTGAAAGCCGTTTCTGAAGCTGAAGCATTTTCAAAAACAATTTAA
- a CDS encoding DsbA family protein — MSLKPSVSNADHTQGNSDASLVIVEYGDYQCPYCGAAYPVLKELMKEFGDQIRFVFRNFPLSEMHQYARTAALTAEAAALQGKFWEMHDAIYENQEYLNADLPLKLAEKLGLNISQFKVDIHKKELAEKVDTDFESGIISGVNGTPSFFINGNKFNGGAEDLFQLVRENTAY; from the coding sequence ATGTCACTTAAACCATCAGTCAGCAATGCTGACCATACTCAGGGCAACTCAGATGCCAGCTTAGTCATTGTAGAATACGGGGATTATCAGTGTCCTTACTGCGGAGCAGCCTATCCGGTTCTTAAAGAATTAATGAAAGAATTCGGAGATCAGATCAGATTTGTATTCAGAAATTTTCCGCTGTCAGAAATGCATCAGTATGCAAGAACGGCAGCACTGACAGCAGAAGCGGCAGCTTTGCAGGGAAAATTCTGGGAAATGCATGATGCTATTTATGAAAACCAGGAATACCTGAATGCTGATCTTCCGTTAAAGCTTGCAGAAAAACTGGGATTAAATATTTCCCAATTCAAAGTTGATATTCATAAGAAGGAATTAGCAGAAAAGGTAGATACAGACTTTGAAAGCGGTATCATCAGCGGAGTGAACGGAACCCCTTCATTTTTCATTAACGGAAATAAATTCAATGGCGGTGCAGAAGACCTTTTCCAGTTGGTACGTGAAAATACTGCCTATTAA
- a CDS encoding antibiotic biosynthesis monooxygenase — protein sequence MENQGASVVITHHILDGKQSQYEKWLDEIVPVTKHSEGFIDLQIIRPIPDLTFVYTVIIRFDTINHLKNWMESDNRKKLIEKANPLFRKNDHYQIRSGLDFLFTTENEGNKVPVRWKQFLATWSAIYPLSVLIPALIIPFLRFLHIPPNHYSDGFINSGIIVFLMVFAVMPNYTRLIKKWLYQ from the coding sequence ATGGAAAATCAGGGTGCCTCCGTAGTGATTACCCATCATATTCTGGATGGAAAACAATCACAGTATGAAAAATGGCTGGACGAAATTGTGCCTGTCACCAAACATTCTGAAGGCTTTATTGATCTGCAGATTATTCGGCCGATTCCCGATCTGACTTTTGTGTATACCGTCATTATCCGTTTTGATACGATTAACCATCTTAAAAACTGGATGGAGTCGGATAACCGGAAAAAGCTTATTGAGAAAGCGAATCCACTGTTCAGAAAAAACGATCATTACCAGATCAGATCCGGGCTTGATTTTCTTTTTACGACAGAAAATGAAGGGAATAAAGTTCCGGTACGCTGGAAACAGTTTCTGGCAACCTGGTCTGCCATTTATCCGCTGTCGGTTCTTATTCCTGCTTTGATCATTCCTTTTTTACGGTTTTTACATATTCCACCCAATCATTATTCTGATGGATTTATCAATTCCGGAATCATTGTTTTTCTGATGGTGTTTGCCGTGATGCCCAATTATACCAGGCTGATCAAAAAATGGCTGTATCAATAA
- a CDS encoding YoaK family protein, with amino-acid sequence MIPETKILLPDKTVRTQEKLAVFLAFIAGYTDATGLIRWKTYVSFMSGNTTQLGAAVFSGKYGVIISSVIVIIFFLVGIYTGTCLSLSKKFRSTKMIFYTVSGIMILYSITDYYEHIANEVSIAVIGFSMGLMNTIITSVGNQKINTDFVTGTLNSLARTAALFVMSNQAEERKEYKINIFHLLFLWMGFLSGASAAPFLLSYSGNWTLMFPAALLLICAFTIPITTIKN; translated from the coding sequence GTGATTCCGGAAACAAAAATCCTGCTCCCTGACAAGACCGTCAGAACACAGGAGAAACTGGCAGTATTCCTTGCTTTTATCGCAGGATATACAGATGCCACAGGACTGATACGATGGAAAACCTACGTTTCTTTTATGAGTGGCAATACGACTCAGTTAGGTGCAGCGGTTTTTAGTGGAAAATATGGTGTTATCATCAGTTCTGTCATTGTAATCATCTTTTTTCTGGTGGGGATTTATACAGGAACGTGTCTATCATTATCAAAGAAGTTCAGAAGTACAAAGATGATCTTCTACACGGTTTCCGGCATCATGATCCTTTACAGTATTACTGATTATTATGAGCATATTGCCAATGAAGTGTCTATAGCTGTTATCGGTTTTTCAATGGGCCTTATGAATACCATTATCACATCGGTAGGTAACCAAAAGATCAATACCGATTTTGTGACAGGAACTTTAAACAGTCTGGCAAGAACAGCTGCTCTGTTTGTCATGAGTAATCAGGCAGAGGAGCGGAAGGAATACAAAATAAATATCTTTCATTTGTTATTCTTATGGATGGGCTTTCTCTCCGGTGCTTCAGCAGCTCCTTTCCTGCTCTCTTATTCAGGAAACTGGACGTTGATGTTTCCGGCAGCCTTACTGCTCATCTGTGCATTCACAATACCAATTACAACGATTAAAAACTAA
- a CDS encoding NADH:flavin oxidoreductase/NADH oxidase, translating into MNLFSPIHIRSLTLKNRIALSPMQQYSAKNGVPGNWHLVHLGSRAVGGAGLILTECTAVSEEGLATLSDVGIWNDEQKNAWKNIVNFVHEQDAKIGVQLWHAGGKGSLKHPNERMKPLTPEEGGWTVKSSSAQEFNGVFAEELTIDEIQELKTKFVKAALRAIEAGFDTIELHAAHGYLFHQFYSAVINKRQDEYGGSFENRIRFLVETVQEIRKAIPAETPLFVRISSTDYIESEEAWTLEDSIRLSEILKENGVDFITASGGGFTNVSKDKVFPGYQVPFAKSIKEKTGILTGAVGMITEAEQADTIITNGDADLVIIAREHLRDPYFAIHSARALGVETEIPWQYKRAY; encoded by the coding sequence ATGAATTTATTTTCACCCATACACATTCGCAGTCTTACCTTAAAGAACAGGATTGCACTATCTCCTATGCAGCAATACAGCGCTAAAAACGGAGTTCCCGGCAACTGGCATCTCGTTCACCTTGGAAGCAGGGCTGTTGGCGGTGCAGGGTTGATCCTTACCGAATGTACAGCCGTTTCAGAAGAAGGTCTGGCTACATTATCCGATGTAGGGATCTGGAACGATGAACAGAAAAATGCCTGGAAAAACATCGTAAATTTTGTGCATGAACAGGATGCCAAGATAGGGGTTCAACTCTGGCATGCAGGAGGAAAAGGCAGCCTGAAACATCCCAATGAAAGAATGAAACCTCTCACTCCGGAAGAAGGAGGCTGGACGGTAAAATCATCTTCTGCCCAGGAATTCAACGGAGTTTTTGCAGAAGAGCTCACCATTGATGAGATCCAGGAACTAAAGACGAAATTCGTTAAAGCAGCCCTTCGTGCCATTGAAGCAGGCTTTGATACCATTGAACTGCATGCAGCGCATGGTTACCTGTTCCATCAGTTTTATTCTGCGGTGATCAACAAAAGACAGGATGAATATGGCGGAAGTTTTGAAAACAGGATCCGTTTTCTTGTGGAAACCGTTCAGGAAATCAGAAAAGCTATTCCTGCTGAGACACCTCTGTTCGTAAGAATTTCTTCTACTGACTATATAGAATCGGAGGAAGCCTGGACTCTGGAAGACAGTATCAGGCTTTCGGAAATCCTTAAAGAAAACGGTGTAGATTTCATTACGGCATCCGGCGGCGGATTTACCAATGTAAGCAAGGATAAGGTATTTCCGGGATATCAGGTTCCTTTTGCAAAATCCATTAAAGAAAAGACCGGGATCCTGACAGGAGCTGTGGGAATGATTACAGAAGCAGAACAGGCCGATACGATTATTACCAATGGAGATGCAGATCTGGTGATTATCGCCCGGGAACATCTTAGAGATCCTTATTTTGCCATTCATTCAGCCAGAGCATTAGGTGTTGAAACAGAAATTCCGTGGCAGTATAAAAGGGCATATTAA
- a CDS encoding redoxin domain-containing protein: MLEKNTVAPDFTLFATPDQKITLSEFRGRNVILAFYPADWSPVCSDQMALYNEMLKYFKKYDAEIFGISVDSKWCHLAFSQSRNLHFPLLADFEAKGETARKYGVYNDEEGECNRALFVINKDGLIEWSYLSPTAINPGADGILEALENLNMK; encoded by the coding sequence ATGCTAGAAAAAAATACGGTTGCCCCTGATTTTACATTATTTGCAACCCCGGACCAGAAGATTACCTTATCCGAATTCAGAGGACGAAACGTTATCCTTGCATTTTACCCGGCAGACTGGAGCCCGGTGTGCAGTGACCAGATGGCATTGTACAACGAAATGCTGAAGTATTTCAAAAAATATGATGCGGAGATTTTCGGAATTTCCGTAGACAGCAAATGGTGCCATCTGGCATTTTCACAATCCAGAAACCTGCACTTCCCACTGCTTGCAGACTTTGAAGCCAAAGGAGAAACAGCCAGGAAATATGGTGTTTACAATGACGAAGAAGGAGAATGCAACAGAGCCCTTTTTGTCATCAATAAAGACGGTCTCATCGAATGGAGCTACCTCTCCCCCACCGCCATCAATCCTGGCGCAGACGGAATTTTAGAAGCATTAGAAAACCTTAACATGAAATAA